A single window of Oxyura jamaicensis isolate SHBP4307 breed ruddy duck chromosome 3, BPBGC_Ojam_1.0, whole genome shotgun sequence DNA harbors:
- the LOC118164589 gene encoding prokineticin receptor 2 isoform X2 yields the protein MATEQDEHNTNATINLNFAAIYNLHDGDLTSLRNFSFPFNFSYSDYDLPLDSEDDMTKTRTFFAAKIVIGVALVGIMLVCGIGNFIFIAALARYKKLRNLTNLLIANLAISDFIVAIVCCPFEMDYYVVRQLSWEHGHVLCASVNYLRTVSLYVSTNALLAIAVDRYLAIVHPLKPRMNYQTATILIALVWIVSILVAIPSAYFATETVLFIVKNQEKIFCGQIWPVDQQIYYKSYFLFIFGIEFVTPVITMTLCYARISRELWFKTVPGFQTEQIRKRLRCRRKTVMVLMCILTAYVLCWAPFYGFTIVRDFFPTIFVKEKHYLTAFYIVECIAMSNSMINTMCFVTVKNNTMKYFKKIMLLRWRSTYNGSKSSTDFDLRTSAMPVTEEVDCIKLK from the exons ATGGCCACGGAGCAAGATGAACATAACACAAATGCTACCATCAACCTCAACTTTGCTGCAATCTACAATCTCCACGATGGGGACTTAACCTCCTTGAGaaatttctccttccctttcaaTTTCAGTTACAGCGATTATGACCTGCCCCTGGACAGCGAAGATGACATGACCAAAACACGCACCTTCTTTGCAGCCAAGATCGTGATCGGGGTGGCTCTTGTTGGCATCATGCTGGTCTGTGGCATCGGCAACTTCATCTTCATCGCGGCCCTTGCCCGCTACAAGAAGCTGAGAAACCTCACCAACCTGCTGATTGCCAACCTGGCCATCTCCGACTTTATTGTTGCCATTGTGTGCTGCCCCTTTGAGATGGACTACTACGTAGTACGGCAGCTGTCCTGGGAGCACGGCCACGTCCTCTGCGCCTCGGTCAACTACCTACGCACCGTCTCCCTCTATGTTTCTACCAATGCTCTCCTGGCTATAGCTGTTGACAG GTATCTGGCCATTGTGCACCCACTGAAACCACGCATGAATTACCAAACAGCAACCATCCTGATTGCCTTGGTCTGGATCGTCTCCATACTCGTAGCTATCCCGTCTGCATACTTTGCTACTGAAACTGTATTATTTATAGtaaaaaatcaggagaaaatTTTCTGTGGTCAAATTTGGCCAGTTGACCAGCAGATATACTACAAATCCTACTTCCTCTTCATCTTTGGTATCGAATTTGTTACACCTGTGATTACGATGACCTTATGTTATGCCAGGATCTCTCGAGAGCTTTGGTTTAAAACTGTACCAGGATTTCAGACAGAACAGATCAGAAAGAGGCTCCgatgcagaagaaaaactgtaatGGTACTGATGTGCATCCTGACTGCCTATGTTCTCTGCTGGGCCCCCTTCTATGGCTTCACCATTGTCCGTGACTTTTTCCCCACAATCTTTGTGAAAGAGAAGCATTACCTTACCGCTTTTTACATAGTTGAATGCATTGCCATGAGTAACAGCATGATAAACACAATGTGTTTTgtaactgtaaaaaataataccaTGAAGTACTTCAAGAAGATCATGTTGCTCAGATGGAGATCAACGTACAACGGAAGTAAATCTAGCACAGATTTCGACCTCAGAACAAGTGCAATGCCAGTCACAGAGGAGGTAGACtgcataaaactgaaataa
- the LOC118164589 gene encoding prokineticin receptor 2 isoform X1, whose protein sequence is MATEQDEHNTNATINLNFAAIYNLHDGDLTSLRNFSFPFNFSYSDYDLPLDSEDDMTKTRTFFAAKIVIGVALVGIMLVCGIGNFIFIAALARYKKLRNLTNLLIANLAISDFIVAIVCCPFEMDYYVVRQLSWEHGHVLCASVNYLRTVSLYVSTNALLAIAVDSLSTTSIRVIPVKKERYLAIVHPLKPRMNYQTATILIALVWIVSILVAIPSAYFATETVLFIVKNQEKIFCGQIWPVDQQIYYKSYFLFIFGIEFVTPVITMTLCYARISRELWFKTVPGFQTEQIRKRLRCRRKTVMVLMCILTAYVLCWAPFYGFTIVRDFFPTIFVKEKHYLTAFYIVECIAMSNSMINTMCFVTVKNNTMKYFKKIMLLRWRSTYNGSKSSTDFDLRTSAMPVTEEVDCIKLK, encoded by the exons ATGGCCACGGAGCAAGATGAACATAACACAAATGCTACCATCAACCTCAACTTTGCTGCAATCTACAATCTCCACGATGGGGACTTAACCTCCTTGAGaaatttctccttccctttcaaTTTCAGTTACAGCGATTATGACCTGCCCCTGGACAGCGAAGATGACATGACCAAAACACGCACCTTCTTTGCAGCCAAGATCGTGATCGGGGTGGCTCTTGTTGGCATCATGCTGGTCTGTGGCATCGGCAACTTCATCTTCATCGCGGCCCTTGCCCGCTACAAGAAGCTGAGAAACCTCACCAACCTGCTGATTGCCAACCTGGCCATCTCCGACTTTATTGTTGCCATTGTGTGCTGCCCCTTTGAGATGGACTACTACGTAGTACGGCAGCTGTCCTGGGAGCACGGCCACGTCCTCTGCGCCTCGGTCAACTACCTACGCACCGTCTCCCTCTATGTTTCTACCAATGCTCTCCTGGCTATAGCTGTTGACAG TCTGTCCACAACTTCCATACGGGTGATCCCTGTTAAAAAGGAAAG GTATCTGGCCATTGTGCACCCACTGAAACCACGCATGAATTACCAAACAGCAACCATCCTGATTGCCTTGGTCTGGATCGTCTCCATACTCGTAGCTATCCCGTCTGCATACTTTGCTACTGAAACTGTATTATTTATAGtaaaaaatcaggagaaaatTTTCTGTGGTCAAATTTGGCCAGTTGACCAGCAGATATACTACAAATCCTACTTCCTCTTCATCTTTGGTATCGAATTTGTTACACCTGTGATTACGATGACCTTATGTTATGCCAGGATCTCTCGAGAGCTTTGGTTTAAAACTGTACCAGGATTTCAGACAGAACAGATCAGAAAGAGGCTCCgatgcagaagaaaaactgtaatGGTACTGATGTGCATCCTGACTGCCTATGTTCTCTGCTGGGCCCCCTTCTATGGCTTCACCATTGTCCGTGACTTTTTCCCCACAATCTTTGTGAAAGAGAAGCATTACCTTACCGCTTTTTACATAGTTGAATGCATTGCCATGAGTAACAGCATGATAAACACAATGTGTTTTgtaactgtaaaaaataataccaTGAAGTACTTCAAGAAGATCATGTTGCTCAGATGGAGATCAACGTACAACGGAAGTAAATCTAGCACAGATTTCGACCTCAGAACAAGTGCAATGCCAGTCACAGAGGAGGTAGACtgcataaaactgaaataa